A single genomic interval of Lucilia cuprina isolate Lc7/37 chromosome 2, ASM2204524v1, whole genome shotgun sequence harbors:
- the LOC111685105 gene encoding 1-acyl-sn-glycerol-3-phosphate acyltransferase alpha, producing the protein MACFCEMIGLACLVALLMSFSNKAPYQLKMAIFLIGSGAIVLICIPFMIFRPKDYKNAFAPAWACRQLCKALGVTMEVRGLENIRKDTGSVVLMNHQSALDLLVLAYLWPVIGRATVVSKREILYLPFFGFGSWLWGTLFINRSRKSDSINALKKESKAINERGCKLLLFPEGTRNSKDTLLPFKKGSFHIALQSQCPIQPVVISKYWFLNSEEKTFRSGHAIIQILPEIPTAGCTTDDMDAIIDKTRNIMQSEYTKLSQEAKAINSKKQN; encoded by the exons ATGGCCTGTTTTTGTGAAATGATAGGGCTCGCCTGTTTAGTGGCGCTCCTAATGAGTTTTTCCAATAAGGCACCATATCAGCTAAAAATGGCCATATTTTTAATTGGTTCAGGAGCCATTGTACTTATTTGTATACCATTTATGATATTCAGACCAAAAGATTATAAAAATGCTTT tgCACCCGCCTGGGCCTGCCGGCAGCTGTGTAAAGCTTTAGGCGTCACCATGGAAGTAAGAGGTCTTGAAAATATACGCAAAGATACTGGTAGTGTAGTTTTAATGAATCATCAAAGTGCTTTAGATCTTTTAG TTTTGGCTTATCTTTGGCCTGTGATTGGACGTGCTACCGTTGTCTCTAAGAGagaaatcttatatttaccctTTTTCGGTTTTGGTTCCTGGCTTTGGGGTACATTATTTATTAACAGATCTCGCAAATCAGACTCCATAAATGCTCTGAAGAAAGAATCAAAAGCCATTAACGAAAGGGGCTGTAAATTATTACTCTTCCCCGAAGGTACACGCAATTCCAAAGACACCTTGTTGCCTTTCAAAAAAGGTTCCTTCCACATTGCCCTCCAGAGTCAATGCCCCATACAACCGGTGGtcatatcgaaatattggttcTTAAATAGTGAAGAAAAAACCTTCCGATCCGGTCATGccattatacaaattttacccGAAATTCCTACAGCTGGCTGCACAACGGACGATATGGATGCCATAATCGATAAAACTAGAAATATTATGCAATCTGAATATACCAAACTTAGCCAGGAAGCTAAGGCCATCAAttcaaaaaagcaaaattaa